DNA from Nitriliruptor alkaliphilus DSM 45188:
ACGCGGGGACGCGGAGCTCGTCGACCCGACGCTGACCCACGATCTCCCACTGGCGGCGGCGGGAACGGCGCCGGAGGTCGGACCGGCGTGGCCGGCCGGTCGGGATGTGCGCTGCGAACAGCGGTGCGGCGCCACCAGCGACGTGCGGGCGCCCCACCGGTGAGGCCTCGGAGGGGCCCGTGCGCGGGAACGCCGCACCGGGCGGTAGGACCGTCGGCGCGGGGGTGCTGCGAGGCGCACCGGGCGGTGGGACCGTCGGCGGCGGGGACGGGGTCCCCGGCGCGCGGTGGGCCCGGGGCGCCACCGTGACCGGCTGTGCCGGGGTCGCCCCGGTGACCGGCCGGGCCGGTGTCCGCGCAGCGGCCGGCGCCGAGCGCCTCGCCGGCTGTCCGGCGGTGAACAGGATCGCGCTGGCGAGCGTGGCGACCGTGACCTCGACCTCGGCTCGGGTCCCCCACCGGGTGACGTCCCGGACCCGGATCAGCGCCCAGAACCGGACGGGCACGAGCACGATGAGGTTGAACAGCACCGCCGCCCCGACGGCGAGGTAGGTCGCCAGCTGCCGGCCCGGGGTGTCCCCCGGCAGGCTCACGACCAGCAGCCGAGCTGCCTGCAGGTAGCCCAGGACGACCGAGGTGGCCAGGTAGACACCGAGGAAGAGGAGGCTCGCCGTCGGCACGAGGATGGCCAACGCACCCAGCATGAGCGCGAAGGCCAGGACGCTGGTCAGGTGGTAGACGGTGATCCAGAACGGCAGACCGCGGGCGGTCATGTTCGTCAGGACCCACAGGCTGTTGACCCAGAACGAGCGGCTCCAGCGCACGCGTTGGCGGAGGAGGTGAGAGAGCTGCTCGGGGACGGCCGTCTCGGCGACGGCGGTGTGCTGGAGGACGACCCGACCCCGCTGCAGGCACAGCTGGGTGAGCATCCGGTCGTCACCGGTGTGCACCGGCCGTCCCGCGAACGTCTGTCCGAGGTACTCCTCGAGCACCTCGCGTACCACCTCGGCCCGGTAGAAGGCCAGACCGCCGGAGGTGACCAGGATCGAGCCGCGCAGGCTCGACAGCGACGCGCGGCCGACGAGGAAGGAAGCGAGGTACTCCGCGTCCTGGATGCGGGTCAGCAGGTTCCGGGCACGGTTGAGCGGCCGGACCACGCCCGC
Protein-coding regions in this window:
- a CDS encoding glycosyltransferase, which gives rise to MRRLLPVAAAAAVWSVLGYRAFLLSRTAGAVALVFFGLFCLRIALAWRDRPGSGTAPIADVAVVLPVFNEDPELLRRCLVSLTEQSRLPSRVWLVDDGSHDTAAIELAAAFVAPFPIHVLRCEENRGKRAIQAEAFGRDYLAEVFVTSDSDTIFDRHAIAEGLRRFASPDVTAVAGVVRPLNRARNLLTRIQDAEYLASFLVGRASLSSLRGSILVTSGGLAFYRAEVVREVLEEYLGQTFAGRPVHTGDDRMLTQLCLQRGRVVLQHTAVAETAVPEQLSHLLRQRVRWSRSFWVNSLWVLTNMTARGLPFWITVYHLTSVLAFALMLGALAILVPTASLLFLGVYLATSVVLGYLQAARLLVVSLPGDTPGRQLATYLAVGAAVLFNLIVLVPVRFWALIRVRDVTRWGTRAEVEVTVATLASAILFTAGQPARRSAPAAARTPARPVTGATPAQPVTVAPRAHRAPGTPSPPPTVPPPGAPRSTPAPTVLPPGAAFPRTGPSEASPVGRPHVAGGAAPLFAAHIPTGRPRRSDLRRRSRRRQWEIVGQRRVDELRVPASPRRR